DNA from Microvirga ossetica:
CGAGCTCGCCGACATTCATGCCATGATGATGAAATCCTGGCGGGAAGGCGATATCGCCACGGCGCGCAAGCTCTATTCCGCCTCGCTGCCTCTCCTGAACTTCCAGGCGATCTTCCGCATGCACATGACCAAGGAGGTTCTCCGCCGGCGCGGGGTGATCCGCAACACGTTCGTCCGCGGCAAGGGCCCGAAATTCGACGACGGCGATCGCGCCGAGCTGACGCTCCTCCTTCAGGAAGCAGTGCTTCCCTACAAGCATCACCGCCCGGTCTGAACGCCCATGAGCAACTCGGTCGACGCCATCGTCAAGGTCGAAACCTTCATCATCTCGATTCCGCGCGCGGTGCCGTATCTCGGCCCTCTCAAAGAGGGCGAGCGCATCAACGAGCGCGGCTATCTGGTGCGCAAGGGCAACCGCACGATCTATCCCTCGACGGATATGACGCTCCTCATCAAGGTGACGGGCGAGAGCGGGCGTGTCGGCTGGGGCGAATGCTACGGCATCGTGGCGCCCGAGGCGACGAAGGCCATCATCGACGATGTGCTCGGCCCCGTCATCATCGGGCGCGATCCTGCGGATGCGGTCGTGATCCACGAGGATCTCTACGACCTCATGCGGGTCCGCGGATTCTTCGGCGGTTACTATGTCGATGCCCTTGCAGGCGTCGACATCGCGCTCTGGGATCTGGCCGGCAAGAATCTCGGCGTGTCCATCTCCACCCTGCTCGGCGGACGGCGCCATTCCACCATGCCGGCCTATGTCTCGGGCCTGCCGCGCGCCACGTTGCAGGAGCGCTGCGATCTTGCCGTCGAATGGGTCAAGAAGGGCTATCGCGGCATCAAGTTCGCGGCCGTGGTGTCGGACGAAGGCATCGTGCGCGAGATGCTGGCCCTGCGCGAGGCCGTGGGACCGGACATCGATCTCATGGTCGACCTGCACTGGAAGTTCGAGGCGTCGGAAGCGGTGCGCCTGATCCGCCGGCTGGAGGCGTCGAATCTCTACTTTGCCGAGGCGCCCTGCCAGCCGGAGGATCTTGAGGGCCAGGCCCGCGTGGCGCGCGGCATCGGCGTGCCGCTGGCGCTCGGCGAGGAGTGGCGGACGGTCTACGAATACCGGCCGCGGCTCGAGGCCCGCTGCATGGGCGTAATCCAGCCCGAGATCGGCCATACCGGCATCACGGAGTTCATCCAGATCGGCCGGATGGCACAGACCTTCCACATCAACACGATCCCGCATGCCTCGATCAGCGTCGGCATCTTCATGGCGGCGAGCCTCGTGACGTCGTCGGCGCTTCAGCGCGTTCCCTATCACGAGTACCAGCACTCGGTTTTCGACCGCAATCTGGGCTTCACGACGGGCGACATGGGCTGCGCCGATGGGTATTACACGGTGCCGACCGGGCCAGGGCTGGGCGTGGAGCCTAAGGACAATCTGTTCGACTACGTGGTCGCCGAAGGGCGCCGCTGACCGCGCCGGGCATAAGACACCGTCGGTTAGGATTCGCTGTCGCCCGCGTGCCACCGGCTCAACCCTGCACGCCTCTCCAGAGCCTCGACCTGTCGCAGAAGGGCAGTTGCGAGCGCCGCTTCTCGTCGGAAACCGTCGTCCCCGGGATCCCCGCCCAGGCGCAGCTGCATGTCGCGCACCCTCGCTTCGAGGGCCCGCCTGAGCACGGGCAGCTGATCCTTGTCGAGATCGAGAACGATCATGGTGCGTCGCCGTCTGCAGCTTTTATGCTTCGAACGCCGACCCGGTGCAGTCAAGTCCGTTCGTGGCAAATCGACGATCTTGGCGTCGAGCGGCGGAAGAGGGAGGCACCATGCAGATGCCTCCCCGCGCGTCTCAGGGCTTGGGCGCCGTCGTGTCCGCGGGCTTGCGCCGGGACGCACGCCGCGAGAGCATGTTCAGGCCCTCGATCAGCGCCGAGAACGCCATGGCGGCGTAGATGTAGCCCTTCGGCACATGGGCGCCGAAGCCCTCCGCGATCAGCGTCATGCCGATCATCAGCAGGAAGCCCAGCGCCAGCATCACCACCGTCGGATTGTTGTTAATGAAGGTGGCGAGCGGATTGGCGGCGAGAAGCATCACGGTCACCGCGGCAACGACCGCGATCACCATGATCATCACGATATCGGTCATGCCGACCGCCGTGATGATGCTGTCCAGCGAGAAGACGAGGTCGAGCAGCAGGATCTGCGTGATCGCGGCCCCGAAGGTCATGGTCGCCTTGGCGGTGTCGAAGATATCGTCGGCCGGAACTGGGTCGACATTGTGGTGGATCTCCTTCGTCGCCTTCCAGACCAGGAAGAGGCCGCCGCCGATGAGGATCAGGTCGCGCCAGGAGAAGGCGTGACCGAAGAGCGTGAAGATCGGCTCCGTCAGGGTGACGATGATGGCGATGGTGCCGAGCAATCCGAGGCGCAGGATCAGCGCCAGGCCGATGCCGATGCGGCGGGCTTTCGAGCGCTGGTGCTCGGGCAGCTTGTTGGTGAGGATCGAGATGAAGATCAGGTTGTCGATGCCGAGCACCACCTCCATCACGACCAGGGTGGCGAGCGCCACCAGGGCCGTCGGATCGGAAAGCCAGGAGAAGTCCATTCAGATGTTCCTTTCAGTCCGGAGGTCGGACGAAATCGGTTCGGTCAGCGGATTGGGGGAAAATGTCTTGTCGGCTCGGCACTCCATCGCCGTGGACGGCGAGAATGCGCATGGCCGGGAGCATGGAGCAGCCTTCATGGTGAGGTCTTGCCTTCAGGTCTGTACCAGCCGATAGCCTAAAGTGCGTCTTGATCCCGGGATAGTGTCCGGAGGGGAGAGCCGGTGGCGCGGCCCCGTCGGTTTGCAGAGAGCATTCCAATTCATGGCAAGTTTGGGGCTGGACGCCCATCGGCATCCAGCCCCGTCGTTCACGGCTCAAGCCTCGTCGAAGCCGAAATCGTCGCCGCCGGCATCCTCGGCAGCCGCCTGCTGCGGCTCCGCCTGGCTGGACTCGGCGGTCTTCGCGTTATCGCCACCGGAGAAGGCACCGGCGATCATGTTGCCGAGGACCACGCCGCCCGCAACGCCCATGGCCGTCTGGGCCGCACCGGCCAGGAAGCCGCCGCCTCCGCGTTGCGGCATCATACCCTGCGGATGGCCGCCGGGAGCGCCGCCCCAGGGACCGGATGGCGGCCCCGGTTTCATCATCGGGGTAGGCTGTGGCGCGCGGCGCTGCTGCTGGGCGCCTCCGCCGAAGAGGCCGGAGAGAAAGCCGCCTCCGCCGGCCGGGCGGCTGGCGAGGTCGTGCTCGAGTTGCTGGATACGGTCCTGGGCGGCGTTCAGGGCCTGCTCCTGCACCACGATGGTCTGGGCCATGTAGTATGGCGCGTTCGGCTGCTGATTGATCTGCGAGCGGATGAATTCCGCCGCCTGCGCATCCGGCGCCGTCGACTGGCGCTCGACCTGCGAGATCTTCCCGAAGAGCTGTTCGATGGCCTGACGATCCTGATGGTCCATGAAAATCGATCCCTTTCTGGCAATGGATTCTGATTATTCCTCCCGCTGGCCCGTGAGGCTGAGCAGGAGCTGGAAGATATTGACGAAGTTCAGATAGAGGGACAGCGCGCCGAACACCGCCATCTTGCTGTTGGCCTCTTGTCCGTAACCTTCGGAATATTGTTCCTTGATCGACTGCGTGTCGTAGGCGGTGAGGCCCGTGAACACGAGCACGCCGATGATCGAGATCGCGAACTGCAGCAGGCTCGAGCCGACGAAGATGTTGACCAGCGAGGCGATGATGACACCGATCAGGCCCATGATCAGGAACGAGCCGAACTTCGACAGGTCGCGCTTGGTCGTGTAGCCGTAGAGGCTGGTCGCGCCGAACATGGTCGCGGTGATGAAGAAGGTGCGGGCGATGCTGGTACCCGTGAACACCAGGAACACGGAAGCCAGCGACAGGCCCATCACGGCGCAGAAGGCCCAGAAGGCCATCTGAGCGCTCGCCGCCGTCATGGCGTGCATGCGAAACGAGAAGAAGAACACGAAGGCGAGCGGCGCCAGCATCACAGCCCATTTGAGCGGCGTCTGGAACAGCGGCACATAAAGCGCCGGGGTCGAGGCGACGAAGAAGGCGACAAGCCCGGTCACCACCAGGCCGATGCCCATGTAGTTGTAGACCCGCAGCATGTGCTGGCGCAGGCCCTCGTCGAAGATGGCGCCGCTGGGGCGGGCAGTGGCTGTCTGCCAGGCATAGGGTGAGTTCATCGGTGGTCCTCCTGTTGGGTTTACTGAAGCTTGCGGGACAGCTGGATCGCTGCCCGTTCGATGGTCTTGTCGCTGCCGGAGCCGGTCAGGGCATAGGCGAGCGGGCCCGTCTGCCAGTAGGCAGCCGTCGCGCCGTCGAAACGGGCGAGCGTCGGGGCGATGACGTTGAAGACCGGCACGCGGGCCGCGAAGAGCGACATGCGCCCGAGATCTCCGGCATCGATGGCGATCTCGACGCTGTGACCGTCCCGGGACGGGAACACCTGCGCATCGAGCACGCGCCATTCCTTCGGCAGGGACGGAAGCAAGATGCCGGTTTCGGACAGGATCTCGGCGGGATCGTACGCGGCTGTCTGCGGCTGGGAGGCCATGCGGGCGCGGAGCTGCGCCGTTTCATGCGAATGCAGGGCATCCTCGACGAAGGCGGGCGGCGTGGGCGAGGCCTCGCTGTCCGTAATGCCAAGTCCGACCTGTCCATGGGCGAACCAGCCGAACCCGATCAGGGCGGCGACGGCGGCGATCCGGCGGAGCTTCAGGCCGATCCCCTGCCACACAAGACCGCGTTCCAGCCGGCGGGCGGCATGAAGCATGGTTTCCGAGGGGCGCGGCAGCGGGGCGGCAAAAGCCAGCCGGAGGGCGTCGCGGTCCTTCAGGTCTGCCATGACCTGCATGGCCGCTTCCGGATGATGGGCCAGATAGTCCTCGACCTCGATCCGCCTCGCGGCATCGAGCTGATCGTCCACATAGGCGAGGAGATCGGCTTCGGTGATGGGATCAGACATCGGATCCTCCGATGATGCGCAAGTTGGGCCTGGGGCCGCTCTGGGACGTCTGTGCGGGAGAGCTTCCGGCCTCGTAGGCGCGCAGGGCGGCACGAGCCCGTCCGAGCCGAGACATCAGCGTTCCGATCGGAACGCCGAGAGCCGTGGCTGCCTCCTGGTAGGAAAGGCCCTCGACCGCCACGAGGTGCAGCGCCGCCCGCTGGTCGTCGGGCAGGCTCATGAAGGCAGCCTGGATCTGCTGGAGCCGGATCCGGCTTTCCTGTTCGGCAGGAACGGCTGTCTCGATCGTGGCGGCAGCCTGTTCGAGGCGCCGGGCTTCCGCCAGATGCCGGCGGCGGCCATCGATGAACGTGTTGTGCATGATCGAGAGCAGCCAGCCGCGCAGGTTTCCGCCTGCGCGGAAGGAGCCCTGCCGCTCATAGGCGCGCACGAGCGCATCCTGCACCAGATCCTCCGCCTGGGTCTCGTCGCGGGTCAGCGATCGCGCATAGCGGCGCAGCGGGCCGAGCAGGCCGATGACATCCGTGCGCTTCGTATCGTTCATGACAGGTATACGAAGCTCGGCGCGATCTTCATCCGCACCCGTGCCGGAATTTTTCGATCCCTCCGCCTTCATGTCGATTTGTGGCGCGCATGGGCGGCAAGCGAGCGGCGACGATCGCCGGGAGCGAGATTTCTTCGAGAGGTGGAATCCATGGTCGGATCCTCCCGTTGCTGTCGCGCTCGTGGGCGCAAGGGCAAGAGAAGGCGTCCGACATCGCGAGCGGCGACCCGCTCGCCAGAGGGGCCCGGACCCTAAGGTACAGCTGAGGTGGGAGTGGCGCGTTCGCGATGCAATGGCGGCGTCGCGGTTTCTGCCGGCCAAAGCATCGGGCTCACTTTTGGGTCCGATGCTCCATTCTTTGAAGAGCGCATCGTTGAACGCGGACCTCTGGGTCCGCACGATGCGCTAGGAAACTGTTGCGGGAGAGATACAGCCCAAAAAGAAAGGCGGCTATGCCGCCTGTTTGTACTTGCCGCTTTTTGGAGCAAGAAGTATCTTTTTGCAATGCAGCACGGCAATTGGCGTTGCCGTCCTGCCGCCCTTTCTAGGGCGTTTCCTCCCTAAACTTCGGGCCGCTTTCGTGAGCGGCCCTTTTTCTTGGCGAGAGAGTATTCACCCATCGCCACTTGGGCAACAGTTAAACTGCGGAAAGCCCTTACGCCAAAAGTCGTAGATAGACGCGCAACAGAACGGCCTGAAGGCAATCCCTAAGCGCCGGCCGAGCCCGCACGCACTCCGTGAATGTCTGAGGGACGCCGTTTCCGATCCGGCGGATAAGCCAGAGCCCGATGGGCGGTGCAGTAGGAGCAGCCCGCCAGCGCGGTGTCGCCGCAAAACAAGGTGGCGGAACCGGCCGCGACAGGCCATCGGCAGGAATCCGTCGACAGGTCCAGAAGGCTAACAGACTGGATTGTCATTCATCCCTCCTCGAAGGATCAGCCGCCTGGCTGAATTGGAATAACCTGAGATCGTTTTCCATTCCTGATCGGCCCATGAGGTCTGCGGAAACGGCACGATGTCAACCTGCTCGCCGAATTCGTTATGAATGCACACCATCCAGCGGCGCCAATCGGCCGCGATCAGAAGTTCGGCCATGAGTCGCCGGGCCACGGCCTCAGCCTGCCTTTGGGTGTCTCCGTCGGCGCGAAGAGATCGACCGCGACGATCCAGGATCAGGTCCCTGCCGTCCGTGCAATGAAAATGATAACGCATCGCTGTGTTCCCGCACGTCTGGCCGGCGAGGCTCGCCCTTCACCGAGTCTGCAACGTTGTTCGGAGGCAAAAGGGTCGAAGCGATTGTGGTCGGCTGGCGCCTTATCCCCGTTTTCCACTGGATTCACATCCAATCCTCCATCCGGCACGGACCTAACCGCGCTTTCGAGAACGTCCCTTCCGTTGCGGTAATCCCTGATCCAGCTCCGGAAGATCGGCCCAGGGATCGCTTTTCAGATGGGCGAGACGGGTCGGCAGGTTCGCGACGGTAAAATGGTCCGGACGCATGGACGCCGAGAGCTCGCTCCAGGCCAGCGGTGTCGACACCGGAGCACCTGAGCGGGCGCGTGTGGAGTAAGGCGCGACGGCTGTCGCGCCACGCCCGTTGCGCAGATAGTCGACGAAGATCTTTCCCGCACGGGCACGCTTGGACATGGTGGCGACGTATCGGTCCGGACTGTCGCCGGCCATGGTTTCAGCAAGGGATTGCGCGAAGGACTTCACCTCGTCCCAGCCGGCCTTGGGCCGGAGCGGAGCGACAAGATGCAATCCCTTGCCGCCGGTCGTCTTGACGAAGCTCTCCAGGCCCGCATTGCCAAGCCGCTCCCTTACCTCCAGTGCAGCGTCGATCAGAGCGGTCCAAGGCACGTCCTCCGCCGGATCGAGGTCCATGACGATCCGATCCGGTGTCTCCGGATTTTCCATGGACGAGCCCCAGGCATGAATCTCGAGGACACCCGATTGCACCAGTGCGATCAGGCCCTCCAGATCGTCGATGAACAAGGTGTCCTCGCCGTCTATGGCCCGATGCTGCACGGCCTTGCTCATGCCGTTCCAGGCATGCTTCTGGAAAAAGCAGGAACCTTCGATTCCGGATGGGCAGCGGACCAGGGAGAGGGGGCGGTTCGCGACATGCGGCAGGATCCACTCGGCGATATCCGCGTAGTAATCGGCCAGTCCCTGCTTGGTGAGCCCCGTATCCGGCCAGAGCATCCGGTCCGGGTGGGTGAGATTGAAGGACGATAGTGCCGGGGCGTTCGCGCGAGACAGCGCGGATTTCGCGGTCTCCCGAACGATCTCGCTCGGGTCCTTGTCTTCCCTGAGGCCTTTATAGGAGGCGTGACGGAGGATGCCGTCAGTGGTCCATCCTCGAAACTCGACCTCGGCCACCAGTTCGGGCTTCACCCAGCGAACGCCGCGAGCCGCGTCCCGCGACAGCGCTGCCGAGAACGGGGAGGCGGGCCGCTTCAACCGTTCGAGGTCGGTCCAGAGGTCGCGCGCGAGCGTTGCGGAGAAGCCGGTCCCGACGCGCCCTACATGGACGAGACGCTTGTCCTCGTAGACGCCGAGAACGAGCGAACCGATCGCCTTCGGCGAAACACTCGAGGGCACATAACCCGCGATGACGAATTCCTGGCGCTGCGTGCATTTGGTTTTCTGCCAATGCATGCCGCGACTGGCGAGATAGGGCCTGTCGCGATGTTTCGAGACGATGCCTTCCAGGCCCAGGCGGCAGGCATGGCGGATCATGGTTTCGCCGTCGCCCTCGAGATGCGAGCTGTAGCGCAGGATCCCGCCTGCCGGCGCATCCTCCAGCAGCGTCGCCAGAAAGGTTTTCCGCTCGATGAGAGGCAATTTCGTCAGATCGTATCCGTCGAGATAGAGAAGGTCGAATGCATTGAAGACCATCCGGTCGGTCCGACCCGATTTCAGGTCGGCCTGCAGGGACGCGAAGCTCGAGAGCCCGGTCTTGTCCTCGACGACGAGCTCGCCATCGAGGAGAGCCGAGCCGAGCTTCAGGTCCCGGAGGGCGGCGGCAACGGGCTTGAATTTCGCCGTCCAGTCGAGGCCTTTGCGGGTGAGGAGCTTGA
Protein-coding regions in this window:
- a CDS encoding Bax inhibitor-1/YccA family protein; protein product: MNSPYAWQTATARPSGAIFDEGLRQHMLRVYNYMGIGLVVTGLVAFFVASTPALYVPLFQTPLKWAVMLAPLAFVFFFSFRMHAMTAASAQMAFWAFCAVMGLSLASVFLVFTGTSIARTFFITATMFGATSLYGYTTKRDLSKFGSFLIMGLIGVIIASLVNIFVGSSLLQFAISIIGVLVFTGLTAYDTQSIKEQYSEGYGQEANSKMAVFGALSLYLNFVNIFQLLLSLTGQREE
- a CDS encoding GcrA family cell cycle regulator; this translates as MTIQSVSLLDLSTDSCRWPVAAGSATLFCGDTALAGCSYCTAHRALAYPPDRKRRPSDIHGVRAGSAGA
- a CDS encoding DUF6894 family protein, with product MRYHFHCTDGRDLILDRRGRSLRADGDTQRQAEAVARRLMAELLIAADWRRWMVCIHNEFGEQVDIVPFPQTSWADQEWKTISGYSNSARRLILRGGMNDNPVC
- a CDS encoding DUF2076 domain-containing protein, whose product is MDHQDRQAIEQLFGKISQVERQSTAPDAQAAEFIRSQINQQPNAPYYMAQTIVVQEQALNAAQDRIQQLEHDLASRPAGGGGFLSGLFGGGAQQQRRAPQPTPMMKPGPPSGPWGGAPGGHPQGMMPQRGGGGFLAGAAQTAMGVAGGVVLGNMIAGAFSGGDNAKTAESSQAEPQQAAAEDAGGDDFGFDEA
- a CDS encoding sigma-70 family RNA polymerase sigma factor; this encodes MNDTKRTDVIGLLGPLRRYARSLTRDETQAEDLVQDALVRAYERQGSFRAGGNLRGWLLSIMHNTFIDGRRRHLAEARRLEQAAATIETAVPAEQESRIRLQQIQAAFMSLPDDQRAALHLVAVEGLSYQEAATALGVPIGTLMSRLGRARAALRAYEAGSSPAQTSQSGPRPNLRIIGGSDV
- a CDS encoding TerC family protein, encoding MDFSWLSDPTALVALATLVVMEVVLGIDNLIFISILTNKLPEHQRSKARRIGIGLALILRLGLLGTIAIIVTLTEPIFTLFGHAFSWRDLILIGGGLFLVWKATKEIHHNVDPVPADDIFDTAKATMTFGAAITQILLLDLVFSLDSIITAVGMTDIVMIMVIAVVAAVTVMLLAANPLATFINNNPTVVMLALGFLLMIGMTLIAEGFGAHVPKGYIYAAMAFSALIEGLNMLSRRASRRKPADTTAPKP
- the ligD gene encoding DNA ligase D, producing MARAKKPATSGKTASRRSAADPARRSAPLKAYAAKRNFAATPEPKGKTVRRQADRFCIQRHDARRLHFDLRLELDGVLKSWAVTRGPSLVSGEKRLAVHTEDHPIEYLTFEGGIPRGEYGGGTMIVWDTGTWTPIGDPHRGYAKGHLEFELAGQRLNGRWHLVRMRAKPRESKEQWLLIKSDDEYAKPKDEPEIVSVELTSILSGKTNGDLAASDEIRSDHAERAKAAGTKPRPVPELARMPKARKGLLRTFIEPSLATLVDEAPHGDEWIHEIKFDGYRLQARIDGKNVKLLTRKGLDWTAKFKPVAAALRDLKLGSALLDGELVVEDKTGLSSFASLQADLKSGRTDRMVFNAFDLLYLDGYDLTKLPLIERKTFLATLLEDAPAGGILRYSSHLEGDGETMIRHACRLGLEGIVSKHRDRPYLASRGMHWQKTKCTQRQEFVIAGYVPSSVSPKAIGSLVLGVYEDKRLVHVGRVGTGFSATLARDLWTDLERLKRPASPFSAALSRDAARGVRWVKPELVAEVEFRGWTTDGILRHASYKGLREDKDPSEIVRETAKSALSRANAPALSSFNLTHPDRMLWPDTGLTKQGLADYYADIAEWILPHVANRPLSLVRCPSGIEGSCFFQKHAWNGMSKAVQHRAIDGEDTLFIDDLEGLIALVQSGVLEIHAWGSSMENPETPDRIVMDLDPAEDVPWTALIDAALEVRERLGNAGLESFVKTTGGKGLHLVAPLRPKAGWDEVKSFAQSLAETMAGDSPDRYVATMSKRARAGKIFVDYLRNGRGATAVAPYSTRARSGAPVSTPLAWSELSASMRPDHFTVANLPTRLAHLKSDPWADLPELDQGLPQRKGRSRKRG
- a CDS encoding anti-sigma factor family protein, which gives rise to MSDPITEADLLAYVDDQLDAARRIEVEDYLAHHPEAAMQVMADLKDRDALRLAFAAPLPRPSETMLHAARRLERGLVWQGIGLKLRRIAAVAALIGFGWFAHGQVGLGITDSEASPTPPAFVEDALHSHETAQLRARMASQPQTAAYDPAEILSETGILLPSLPKEWRVLDAQVFPSRDGHSVEIAIDAGDLGRMSLFAARVPVFNVIAPTLARFDGATAAYWQTGPLAYALTGSGSDKTIERAAIQLSRKLQ
- a CDS encoding mandelate racemase/muconate lactonizing enzyme family protein — translated: MSNSVDAIVKVETFIISIPRAVPYLGPLKEGERINERGYLVRKGNRTIYPSTDMTLLIKVTGESGRVGWGECYGIVAPEATKAIIDDVLGPVIIGRDPADAVVIHEDLYDLMRVRGFFGGYYVDALAGVDIALWDLAGKNLGVSISTLLGGRRHSTMPAYVSGLPRATLQERCDLAVEWVKKGYRGIKFAAVVSDEGIVREMLALREAVGPDIDLMVDLHWKFEASEAVRLIRRLEASNLYFAEAPCQPEDLEGQARVARGIGVPLALGEEWRTVYEYRPRLEARCMGVIQPEIGHTGITEFIQIGRMAQTFHINTIPHASISVGIFMAASLVTSSALQRVPYHEYQHSVFDRNLGFTTGDMGCADGYYTVPTGPGLGVEPKDNLFDYVVAEGRR